The DNA segment CGTCGGCGCGGTTCAGCTTGGGCACGTCCACCATCGTAGGCCGCCGCTTGTGCACGCTTTCACGAGGGTCCCGTACCGGCGCCGTGTCGCCGCTCACGTCCACCGGCCGCCCCGGGGTGGCCCGCTCACTCCCAGCGGAAGAACTTCCCCGCCGCCGCGAGCCCCACGACCGCCCACACCGCGAGGATGCCCAGGTCGCCCCAGGGCATCCCGCCGCCGTGCTGGAGGACGTCCCGCAGGCCGCCGGAGAGGGCGGAGATGGGCAGCAGGCCGAGGATGTGCTGTCCGGCCGAGCCGAACCTGTCCAGCGGCACGATGACCCCGCCGCCGACGAGCAGCAGCAGGAACACCAGGTTGGCCGCGGCCAGCGTCGCCTCCGCCTTCAGGGTGCCGGCCATCAGCAGGCCGAGCCCGGAGAAGGCGGCGGTGCCGAGGACCAGGAGCAGGAGTACGGCGGCCGGGTTGCCGTGCGGGGACCAGCCGAGCGCGAGGGCGATCACCGCCAGCAGGATCACCTGGAGCATCTCGGTGACCAGCGCGGACGCCGTCTTCGCGGTCATCAGGGCCCAGCGCGGCAGCGGCGAGGCGGCGAGCCGCTTGAGCACGCCGTAGCGGCGCTCGAAGCCGGTGGCGATGGCCTGCCCGGTGAACGCGGTCGACATCACGGCCAGGGCGAGGATGCCCGGCGTAAGGAAGTCGACGGCCTTGCCCTTGCCGGTGTCCACGATGTCCACGGAGCTGAACAGCACCAGCAGCAGGGTCGGGATGACGACCGTCAGCAGCAGCTGCTCGCCGTTGCGCAGCAGCATCCTGGTCTCCAGGGCCGCCTGCGCCGCGATCATGCGGGGCAGGGGCGCGGCCCCCGGCTTGGGCGCGTACGTACCCGACGCGGTGGTCATGAGCGCAGCTCCTTGCCGGTCATTTCCAGGAAAACGTCTTCCAGGGTGTGCCGTTCGACCGAGATGCGGTCCGGCATCACCCCGTGCTGGGCGCACCAGGAGGTCACGGTGGCCAGCAGCTGCGGGTCGACCTTGCCGACGACCCGGTAGGCGCCCGGGGTCAGCTCGGCGGCCGTGCAGCCGTCCGGGAGCGCCTTGAGCAGGGAGCCGACGTCGAGCCCGGGGCGGCCGGAGAAGCGCAGGGTGTTCTCGGCGCCGCCCTTGCACAGCTCGTCCGGGGAGCCCTGGGCGATGACCTTGCCGCCGTCGATGATGGCGACGTCGTCGGCGAGTTCCTCGGCCTCGTCCATGTGGTGCGTGGTGAGGATCACCGAGACGCCGTCGGCGCGCAGGTCCCGCACCAGCTCCCAGGTGGCCCGGCGGGCCTGCGGGTCGAGGCCCGCGGTCGGCTCGTCCAGGAAGACCAGCTCCGGGCGGCCGACGACGGCCATGGCGAGCGCGAGGCGCTGCTGCTGGCCGCCGGAGAGCCGGCGGTAGGAGGTACGGCCGCAGCTGCCGAGGCCGAGCCGTTCGATCAGGGCGGCCACGTCCAGCGGGTGGGCGTGCAGCTTGGCGACATGGCGCAGCATCTCGTCCGCGCGGGCGCCGGAGTACACGCCCCCGGACTGGAGCATCACGCCGATCCGGGGCCGCAGCTCGGCCGACTGCCGCACGGGGTCGAGGCCCAGGACGCGCACCGTGCCGGAATCCGGCTTCCGGTACCCCTCGCAGGTCTCGACCGTCGTCGTCTTGCCGGCGCCGTTGGGGCCGAGCACGGCGGTCACCCCCGCCCCGGCCGTCAGGTCGAGGCCGTTCACCGCGGTCTTCGTGCCGTACCGCTTCACCAGGGCCGCAACTTGGACCACGGGCTCACTTCGCATGGGACCTGAGTCTAGGGAGAGCGCCCGCCGATCAGTCGCGGGGGTGCGGGAACCCGCGCGCGCCCGGTCCCCGCGCCCGGAGCCACCCCTCGGCGTAGGCCACGGCGTCCGCCAGCGGGAACAGCCGGGCGCCGGCCGCGCCCACCATGCCCCGGACGACGGGC comes from the Streptomyces sp. SUK 48 genome and includes:
- a CDS encoding ABC transporter permease, which gives rise to MTTASGTYAPKPGAAPLPRMIAAQAALETRMLLRNGEQLLLTVVIPTLLLVLFSSVDIVDTGKGKAVDFLTPGILALAVMSTAFTGQAIATGFERRYGVLKRLAASPLPRWALMTAKTASALVTEMLQVILLAVIALALGWSPHGNPAAVLLLLVLGTAAFSGLGLLMAGTLKAEATLAAANLVFLLLLVGGGVIVPLDRFGSAGQHILGLLPISALSGGLRDVLQHGGGMPWGDLGILAVWAVVGLAAAGKFFRWE
- a CDS encoding ABC transporter ATP-binding protein, whose amino-acid sequence is MRSEPVVQVAALVKRYGTKTAVNGLDLTAGAGVTAVLGPNGAGKTTTVETCEGYRKPDSGTVRVLGLDPVRQSAELRPRIGVMLQSGGVYSGARADEMLRHVAKLHAHPLDVAALIERLGLGSCGRTSYRRLSGGQQQRLALAMAVVGRPELVFLDEPTAGLDPQARRATWELVRDLRADGVSVILTTHHMDEAEELADDVAIIDGGKVIAQGSPDELCKGGAENTLRFSGRPGLDVGSLLKALPDGCTAAELTPGAYRVVGKVDPQLLATVTSWCAQHGVMPDRISVERHTLEDVFLEMTGKELRS